Proteins encoded by one window of Silvibacterium dinghuense:
- a CDS encoding glycosyltransferase family 4 protein, translating to MRILLCSHWFAPSIGGVETVSKILAEEFTRAGHVVTIVTSTSGPSASEMQVAYEIVRNPSGRALSHLAKHSDVLMQNMISLRTLMPLLLTRKPMLVTHQSWMRRNDGTLGTENHLKRLASRFCHNIAISQSIADSLPVKSEVIGNPFEFAEFAPLRERPKNRDIVFMGRLVSDKGCDVLLVALAELKTRGFTPSVTIIGDGPEMPKLRALVEQFELGSQVEFKGAVREGRGELVAQHRIMAIPSVWAEPFGIVALEGIASGCAIVASNQGGLPEAGGPAGLYFPNRDAKVMAAHLETLLTNDAKRKRLVDAGPAHLERFQSSAVAARYLALFEQLLRK from the coding sequence TTGCGCATTTTGCTCTGCTCTCACTGGTTCGCTCCAAGCATCGGAGGCGTAGAAACAGTTTCGAAGATCCTTGCCGAAGAATTCACCCGCGCAGGTCATGTTGTGACTATTGTTACAAGTACTTCCGGTCCTTCTGCGAGCGAAATGCAGGTTGCCTATGAGATCGTTCGTAATCCTTCGGGGAGGGCACTTTCTCATCTTGCGAAGCATTCTGATGTGCTGATGCAGAACATGATTTCGTTACGTACACTGATGCCTTTGCTGTTAACTCGCAAGCCCATGCTGGTAACGCATCAAAGCTGGATGCGTCGCAATGATGGCACTCTGGGAACAGAAAACCATCTCAAGCGCCTGGCGTCTCGCTTCTGCCATAACATCGCGATCAGCCAATCCATCGCCGATTCCCTACCGGTAAAGTCTGAGGTAATTGGCAATCCCTTTGAGTTCGCTGAGTTTGCGCCTCTGCGCGAACGCCCCAAGAATCGAGACATCGTCTTCATGGGGCGCCTGGTTTCCGATAAAGGATGTGATGTATTACTGGTAGCACTGGCCGAGTTAAAGACGCGAGGCTTCACTCCTTCAGTCACCATTATCGGCGATGGACCAGAGATGCCGAAATTGCGAGCACTCGTCGAACAGTTCGAGTTAGGCTCTCAGGTGGAATTTAAAGGCGCAGTACGCGAAGGGCGCGGCGAGCTTGTCGCTCAGCACCGCATCATGGCCATTCCTTCTGTATGGGCTGAGCCGTTTGGCATTGTTGCACTGGAAGGCATTGCTTCAGGATGCGCGATCGTAGCGTCTAATCAAGGCGGTCTCCCAGAAGCAGGTGGTCCAGCTGGATTGTATTTTCCTAATCGCGACGCCAAAGTAATGGCTGCACATCTCGAAACACTGTTAACAAACGATGCGAAGCGTAAACGTCTTGTTGACGCCGGACCAGCACATCTTGAACGGTTCCAATCCTCTGCAGTCGCTGCTCGCTATCTCGCACTCTTTGAACAGCTTCTTAGGAAATAG
- a CDS encoding polysaccharide biosynthesis/export family protein yields MRMKIPDITERTAMHTTTRLFGIAALFISPVLVFGQALPPAGSAAIASAQSMQNPVDHGPLKNIPISSGDLLDVEIFATPEMSGKLRVDQRGNVTLPIGGDVKVQGLLVRDAALAIQNQLIHANLMLHPTVTVSIVEYSSEGVTVLGEVKMPGIYTLLGPRSLYDALAAAGGTTASEGSTITITHADDATHPIIVNVNTVDYSPEQKATVVLPGDTIVVNRAPLVYVVGDFVHSGAFYIQGGTQLTILNLVSLAQGPNRTAAMKHAAIIRPMPDGTAKTISFNLNKVMHNEAPNLAMQAGDVLVLPRSGWKDFGFTAMPGVSSAISSAIAYSLID; encoded by the coding sequence ATGCGAATGAAGATTCCGGATATTACGGAAAGGACGGCTATGCATACTACAACTAGACTCTTTGGGATTGCCGCTCTTTTCATTAGCCCTGTATTGGTGTTTGGACAGGCCTTGCCTCCGGCCGGCTCTGCTGCAATAGCCAGTGCACAATCGATGCAGAATCCGGTAGACCATGGTCCACTCAAGAACATTCCGATCTCTTCCGGCGATCTACTGGACGTAGAAATCTTTGCTACACCTGAGATGTCAGGGAAGCTGCGCGTAGATCAGCGCGGCAACGTCACCCTGCCCATTGGCGGAGATGTCAAAGTCCAGGGACTTCTCGTCAGAGATGCGGCGCTGGCAATCCAGAATCAGCTCATACATGCGAACCTCATGCTGCATCCAACAGTGACGGTCTCCATTGTCGAATACTCCTCGGAGGGAGTCACTGTTCTCGGTGAAGTAAAGATGCCTGGGATCTATACCCTGCTGGGACCGCGTTCCCTGTATGACGCGCTGGCTGCTGCTGGGGGGACGACCGCCAGCGAAGGATCGACCATCACCATCACGCATGCTGACGACGCAACCCATCCAATCATCGTCAACGTAAATACGGTGGACTATTCTCCCGAGCAGAAGGCCACGGTTGTACTGCCCGGTGACACGATTGTGGTTAACCGGGCACCGCTTGTTTATGTTGTGGGAGACTTTGTCCATTCCGGTGCCTTTTATATTCAGGGTGGAACTCAACTCACCATTCTGAATCTTGTTTCGTTAGCGCAAGGGCCGAATCGCACAGCGGCCATGAAGCATGCAGCAATTATTCGGCCTATGCCTGATGGCACTGCGAAAACAATCTCTTTTAACCTGAATAAAGTTATGCATAATGAGGCACCGAATCTTGCTATGCAGGCTGGAGATGTTCTGGTCCTGCCGCGCAGCGGCTGGAAGGACTTCGGCTTTACGGCCATGCCGGGTGTCAGTAGTGCAATATCAAGCGCCATTGCATATTCCTTGATTGATTAG
- a CDS encoding glycosyltransferase yields the protein MKVLFVDQTGQLGGGELSLLDLIRGTGHTAEVVLFTDGPFRKLLEEIPVRVHLLSAGGAGEVRREAAMGALLSAIPSFLQLRNKLAHIARDFDVIYANSQKAFIVSALAKQSRQPLLWHLRDMLSAEHFSKLLRKVAVFTGNHAADLIVANSEATLESLVASGGRRDKATVIYNGISPAPFDSISDEQVLEIRKKLGWEGRFVAGAFGRLSPWKGQHILLDAITSIPTLHVAIVGDALFGEKDYAESLRIQAQQHGIEDRVHFLGFRRDIPELMRAVDVVAHTATAPEPFGRVIVEGMLAKRPVIATRAGGALEIVRDKENGLLVSPGDSAALATALMQLQNHSELRVRLATNGRLSAEREFSIQGMIHGIDQAIHQLGASQ from the coding sequence TTGAAGGTCTTATTTGTCGACCAGACCGGCCAGCTTGGCGGCGGTGAACTGAGCCTGCTGGATCTCATCCGCGGTACAGGACACACCGCCGAAGTTGTGCTGTTTACCGATGGGCCATTTCGCAAATTGCTCGAAGAAATACCTGTACGTGTTCACCTTTTATCTGCCGGAGGCGCTGGCGAGGTACGGCGAGAAGCGGCCATGGGCGCTCTGCTCTCAGCCATTCCCTCCTTCTTGCAGCTGCGCAACAAGCTTGCTCATATTGCACGTGACTTCGATGTCATTTATGCCAATTCGCAAAAGGCCTTCATCGTAAGCGCGCTGGCGAAACAATCACGGCAGCCGCTGTTGTGGCATCTACGAGACATGCTGAGTGCCGAGCATTTCAGCAAGCTTTTGCGCAAGGTTGCTGTATTTACCGGCAATCACGCAGCAGACCTGATTGTTGCGAACTCAGAAGCTACTCTGGAGTCGCTTGTTGCCTCCGGTGGGCGACGCGACAAAGCCACAGTGATCTACAACGGAATCAGCCCAGCACCGTTTGATTCGATCAGCGATGAGCAGGTGCTGGAGATTCGGAAGAAGCTCGGCTGGGAGGGGCGTTTCGTGGCAGGGGCCTTCGGACGACTCTCTCCATGGAAGGGCCAGCATATTCTTCTGGATGCAATAACCTCGATCCCAACTCTGCACGTTGCAATCGTAGGGGATGCACTTTTCGGAGAGAAAGATTATGCCGAGTCACTGCGCATTCAGGCTCAACAGCATGGCATAGAGGACCGCGTGCACTTCCTCGGATTTCGACGCGACATCCCGGAGCTCATGCGCGCAGTCGATGTCGTCGCCCATACCGCAACAGCGCCAGAACCCTTTGGCCGCGTAATCGTGGAGGGAATGCTGGCCAAACGTCCCGTGATTGCGACCCGGGCGGGAGGAGCTCTGGAGATTGTCCGTGATAAAGAGAATGGACTGCTTGTCTCACCTGGCGATTCAGCCGCACTGGCTACTGCCCTTATGCAACTGCAAAATCATTCTGAACTGCGTGTAAGGCTAGCAACTAACGGCCGGTTAAGCGCCGAACGAGAATTCTCCATCCAGGGAATGATTCACGGAATTGATCAAGCTATCCATCAATTGGGCGCAAGCCAGTAA
- a CDS encoding GumC family protein produces the protein MNQPAAASPLQAQPAAFSSPGVGDSEGISFREIFRAILKGKWFILASTVLCGAIALIYITVTKPVYEADGIVRIDPNRSGTLGLTDALLGANSDEVPTEIGILGSAQVALSALEMLTPEQFQNYAGFSRSQMVFRLEDDQHRPINLTPQQEDVLDKFQLALKAKQEEGTQLVDVSFRDQNPQMAALLLNHVVDAYLRQSFNSRYGSVAQVRDWLSAQMDDLQKHAADAQQKLAKFQEDNNLVGTDPTDNTVIDRLKLINEQLTQAEGDRIVKEAQYRAAETGDPAVLAALMPDQNLQSLQTTEASLYAQEAQLATKFGSSYPPLVETREQLASVRDQIRKNVGNITAHLKQDLDASRQAESLMHQEYQDAVSQAYALNRKQADYAVLAAEGAASRDLYDTLQYKIQQASVNAGLDSINTMIVDRARLQRFPVEPKKALILASGLILGCVAGIGAALLRESMGGEIQSISQVESNVGLANLATVPHMDWENKAADGTATKMGHGVRLITLREPRSRAAESYRTLRNSVLLSSIDMPPRLMLVTSSLPGEGKSSTSANYAVVLAQNGAKVLIIDADLRRPTLHKIFGVSNTIGISDLLIDRGTSKDIAQPIEELPNLHFLPAGKSVAFPSETLASSKLRMQLEEWKKEYDIVLLDSAPLLTVSDSLPLATWADTTVLVARAGVTPLKALARTKAILLRAHARISGVLLNDISHANEDSGYYGKDGYAYYN, from the coding sequence ATGAACCAACCTGCTGCTGCATCCCCCTTGCAAGCTCAACCTGCGGCTTTTTCGAGTCCGGGAGTCGGTGACTCCGAAGGCATCTCTTTTCGAGAGATCTTCCGCGCGATCCTTAAAGGCAAGTGGTTTATTTTGGCCTCGACCGTACTCTGCGGTGCCATTGCACTGATTTACATTACCGTCACAAAACCTGTATATGAAGCAGACGGAATAGTACGCATCGATCCGAATCGCTCAGGCACACTTGGGCTCACCGACGCCTTACTGGGAGCAAATAGCGACGAGGTCCCTACAGAAATTGGGATTTTGGGCAGTGCTCAGGTTGCCCTGTCGGCTTTGGAGATGCTGACACCTGAGCAATTTCAAAACTATGCCGGCTTCTCCCGCAGCCAGATGGTCTTTCGCCTCGAGGACGATCAACATCGGCCCATCAATTTGACTCCTCAGCAGGAAGATGTCCTCGATAAGTTCCAATTAGCCCTCAAGGCAAAACAGGAAGAAGGGACTCAGCTTGTCGATGTCTCTTTCCGTGATCAAAACCCGCAGATGGCTGCGCTGTTGCTCAATCACGTGGTAGACGCATACCTTCGGCAAAGCTTTAATAGCCGCTATGGCTCTGTAGCGCAGGTCCGCGACTGGCTTTCTGCCCAGATGGATGATCTGCAGAAGCACGCCGCCGACGCGCAGCAAAAGCTGGCTAAATTCCAGGAAGATAACAATCTGGTTGGTACAGATCCCACGGATAACACCGTGATCGACCGCCTGAAACTGATCAATGAGCAGTTGACACAGGCAGAGGGCGATCGCATTGTCAAGGAAGCCCAATACCGTGCCGCTGAAACTGGCGACCCTGCTGTTCTGGCTGCCCTTATGCCAGACCAGAATTTGCAATCGCTACAAACCACAGAAGCTAGTCTCTATGCGCAGGAAGCACAACTCGCAACAAAATTCGGCTCCAGCTATCCTCCCCTGGTCGAGACGCGCGAGCAGTTAGCAAGTGTCCGTGATCAGATCCGGAAGAACGTAGGTAACATAACGGCTCACCTGAAGCAAGACCTTGATGCTTCAAGACAGGCAGAGAGCCTGATGCATCAGGAATATCAGGATGCTGTCTCCCAGGCCTATGCATTGAACCGCAAACAAGCTGACTATGCCGTGCTGGCAGCGGAAGGAGCCGCAAGCCGCGATCTTTACGACACGCTGCAGTACAAGATTCAGCAGGCGAGCGTAAATGCCGGCCTCGATTCGATCAATACGATGATTGTCGATCGTGCCCGACTGCAGAGGTTTCCAGTTGAGCCGAAGAAGGCGCTCATCCTCGCATCAGGGTTGATCCTGGGATGTGTAGCCGGTATCGGCGCCGCTCTCTTAAGAGAATCCATGGGCGGTGAAATCCAATCGATCTCTCAGGTCGAAAGCAATGTAGGCCTTGCCAATCTGGCCACGGTGCCTCACATGGATTGGGAGAATAAGGCCGCGGATGGAACAGCAACAAAAATGGGCCATGGCGTGCGACTCATCACACTGCGAGAGCCGCGTTCCCGCGCAGCAGAGTCTTACAGAACACTGCGCAATTCTGTCTTGCTCAGTTCGATCGATATGCCACCGAGACTCATGCTGGTTACCAGTTCACTCCCCGGCGAAGGCAAGAGTTCCACGAGCGCGAATTATGCCGTAGTTCTGGCGCAGAATGGGGCCAAGGTGCTGATCATCGATGCAGATTTACGCCGCCCAACCTTGCATAAGATTTTTGGCGTCTCGAACACAATTGGCATTAGCGACCTGCTCATTGATCGCGGAACCTCCAAAGATATAGCGCAACCCATAGAAGAATTGCCGAACCTCCACTTCCTGCCCGCAGGCAAGAGTGTCGCGTTCCCTTCTGAGACACTTGCATCCTCCAAGCTGCGCATGCAACTGGAAGAGTGGAAAAAGGAATACGACATTGTGCTGCTGGATTCCGCTCCCCTTCTTACGGTCAGTGATAGCTTACCTCTGGCCACCTGGGCAGATACCACGGTGCTGGTCGCACGTGCCGGCGTAACTCCTTTAAAGGCACTAGCTCGTACGAAGGCTATCCTTCTGCGTGCACACGCTCGCATTTCTGGTGTGTTGCTCAACGATATCTCCCATGCGAATGAAGATTCCGGATATTACGGAAAGGACGGCTATGCATACTACAACTAG
- a CDS encoding glycosyltransferase family 4 protein: MRTLQLGNDWFGERQGGLNRVYSELLRHLPGANVEVRGLVAGSPGVAASTGGVVTGFAPAKAPLPKRLWEARKAGLHELKSGHFDLVASHFALYTLPIVDALKRTPTVIHFHGPWAAEAGVEGQSSLGSRVQAAMERAVYQRGRRLIVLSEAFAHELVRRYRVPENLVRLVPGGIDSDRFHDRLTRAETRERLGWPIDRPTVLAVRRQVRRMGLENLIDATLQVRKHVPEIMIMLAGSGPIMGELRERITSAGLENHIRQLGRVEDADLPTAYRAADLSIVPTQALEGFGMITLESLACGTPVLVSPVGGLPEVIRPFDPRCVLADASTNTIAESLTSFLTGAEKLPSSDACRAYAVKNFDWPVIAAKTRAVYEEALV, encoded by the coding sequence TTGCGCACCCTGCAACTTGGAAATGACTGGTTCGGAGAACGACAAGGCGGCCTCAACCGCGTTTACAGTGAGCTGCTCCGTCATCTCCCTGGCGCCAATGTGGAAGTACGCGGCCTTGTAGCCGGGAGCCCAGGCGTGGCCGCTTCAACCGGAGGCGTAGTTACCGGCTTTGCCCCGGCGAAAGCTCCTCTGCCAAAGAGACTATGGGAAGCACGGAAAGCAGGACTTCATGAACTCAAGAGCGGCCACTTCGATCTCGTAGCCTCTCACTTCGCGCTCTATACCCTGCCGATTGTGGATGCACTGAAGCGCACGCCGACGGTGATTCACTTTCATGGCCCCTGGGCAGCGGAAGCCGGTGTAGAAGGACAGTCTTCACTCGGTTCGCGTGTACAGGCTGCCATGGAACGCGCCGTTTACCAGCGCGGACGGCGTCTGATTGTGCTCTCGGAAGCCTTCGCACATGAGTTAGTACGCCGTTATCGGGTTCCGGAAAATCTCGTGCGCCTTGTCCCCGGAGGAATCGATTCAGACCGCTTCCATGATCGGTTGACACGTGCAGAAACTCGCGAACGCCTGGGCTGGCCAATCGATCGGCCAACCGTGCTGGCTGTGCGACGCCAGGTTCGCCGCATGGGGCTTGAGAACCTGATTGACGCCACGCTGCAGGTCCGCAAGCACGTGCCGGAAATCATGATCATGCTGGCTGGTTCCGGACCCATCATGGGCGAGTTACGTGAACGTATCACATCGGCTGGGCTGGAGAATCATATCCGCCAGCTGGGACGCGTAGAGGACGCCGATCTCCCTACGGCCTATCGTGCCGCTGATCTTTCCATTGTGCCTACTCAGGCTCTGGAAGGCTTCGGCATGATCACTCTCGAATCCCTTGCTTGCGGCACGCCCGTGCTAGTTTCCCCCGTGGGCGGGCTTCCCGAGGTGATCCGGCCCTTCGACCCGCGCTGCGTGCTCGCAGATGCGAGCACCAACACCATTGCGGAGTCGCTTACCAGCTTCCTCACTGGCGCAGAAAAGCTGCCTTCCAGCGATGCCTGCCGTGCCTATGCAGTGAAAAACTTTGACTGGCCGGTTATCGCAGCAAAAACTCGAGCCGTTTATGAGGAGGCATTGGTTTGA
- a CDS encoding TonB-dependent receptor plug domain-containing protein: MRFQSSVVVSGYEDSSAKPGGATTQYHATSKEIESSAGTYGDLSRYLQLFPGVVFNSDESDDVLVRGGNPIENLYLLDGIEVPNINHIATDATTGGLVSMIDSSAISNVEFLTGGYDASYEDRLSSVISIHSRELSGRQPYDAVDAGFIGAGFISERPFLDNGSILVTAHRSLLNLFTNNIGLSGVPIYTNALSRAEWNPTANDSLSIDSLTGIDSIRITPDRDDPFETNTIDTQYSGWRLTNGIRWRHMYSRDGFGVWTLSNSEQRLNIDQQDQLFDDTLSPGANRDDNPLVPVYSESTHDGMTNLRYDGYQRLASDLAFAFGASGHLYRIAYSVQQPYGEQSPLSTDPTRSDATSFFPHFWTAETGYYGQVTKTFRRWSLDAGGRFQQFSFGDHLTFTPRVGLSYQASERLAFHAGGAEYQQLPPFLELTSYSQNRALKPIKASHFTAGARWNPVRGMGVNLELYQKEYTAYPVSTEYPSLSLANMVDTLGQEFIWIPLVSMGKGYAQGIELSTEMRWADRLELQANAAMALDKFAGLDGIYRRGNFDYPFVLNLAGQTAISKRYAASWRYEYTAGRPYTPFAEAASVQQNRPVYDLNRMNALRGPFYSRLDFKASRMFLFGSRRLSLYGGLENAMDRNNFLGIAWTPRRGDVGLCQKSITYCISDQDQMGIFPDLGAMFVF; encoded by the coding sequence GTGAGATTTCAGAGTAGTGTCGTCGTCAGCGGCTATGAAGACAGCAGTGCGAAGCCCGGCGGTGCCACAACGCAGTACCATGCGACATCGAAAGAGATAGAGTCTTCTGCCGGCACGTATGGTGATCTTTCACGATACCTGCAGCTCTTTCCAGGCGTGGTCTTCAACAGCGACGAGAGCGACGACGTTCTTGTCAGAGGAGGAAATCCGATCGAAAACCTCTATCTGCTGGATGGTATAGAGGTGCCGAATATCAATCATATTGCGACCGATGCCACCACTGGAGGTCTGGTCTCAATGATAGATAGCTCAGCCATCAGCAATGTAGAGTTCTTAACCGGTGGGTACGACGCCAGTTATGAAGATAGGCTCTCTTCGGTTATTTCAATTCATTCACGAGAACTTTCTGGCCGGCAGCCATACGATGCAGTCGATGCCGGCTTCATTGGAGCTGGTTTTATCAGCGAGAGGCCTTTTCTCGACAATGGGTCAATTCTTGTGACTGCGCATCGTAGTTTGTTGAACCTGTTTACGAACAATATCGGTCTCAGTGGTGTCCCGATTTATACGAATGCTCTGAGTCGCGCAGAGTGGAACCCCACTGCAAACGATAGCCTATCGATCGATAGTCTTACCGGAATCGATTCGATCCGCATTACGCCGGATCGTGATGACCCCTTCGAGACGAATACCATTGACACGCAATATAGCGGCTGGCGTTTAACAAATGGTATTCGCTGGCGTCACATGTATTCGCGGGATGGTTTTGGAGTCTGGACTCTTAGCAATTCCGAACAGCGATTGAATATTGATCAGCAGGATCAGCTTTTTGATGACACGCTCTCCCCTGGAGCTAACCGTGATGATAACCCATTGGTTCCCGTGTACTCCGAGTCAACCCATGATGGCATGACGAATCTTCGCTATGATGGCTATCAGCGCCTTGCATCTGATTTGGCATTCGCATTTGGTGCATCCGGCCATTTGTATCGTATTGCCTACTCTGTGCAGCAGCCGTATGGTGAGCAGTCACCTCTCAGTACAGATCCGACACGTTCTGATGCGACATCGTTCTTTCCGCATTTCTGGACAGCTGAGACCGGTTACTACGGCCAGGTGACGAAGACGTTTCGGAGGTGGAGTCTTGATGCTGGAGGAAGATTTCAGCAATTTTCCTTCGGAGACCACCTGACATTTACCCCTCGAGTCGGTCTCTCCTATCAGGCGAGTGAGAGACTCGCATTCCATGCGGGTGGCGCGGAGTATCAGCAGCTTCCGCCTTTTTTGGAGCTAACCTCATATTCGCAAAACAGAGCTCTCAAGCCGATAAAGGCGTCCCATTTCACTGCGGGCGCGCGATGGAATCCTGTACGCGGCATGGGGGTAAACCTTGAACTCTATCAAAAGGAATACACAGCCTATCCTGTATCAACCGAGTATCCATCCCTTTCACTCGCTAACATGGTGGATACACTCGGACAGGAGTTTATCTGGATTCCTCTTGTGAGTATGGGTAAAGGATATGCGCAGGGGATAGAGCTCTCGACGGAGATGCGCTGGGCAGATCGTCTCGAATTACAAGCAAATGCGGCTATGGCCTTGGATAAGTTTGCAGGTCTGGATGGAATCTATCGGAGAGGGAACTTCGACTATCCATTTGTTCTGAATCTGGCGGGACAGACTGCTATCTCCAAGAGGTACGCTGCTTCCTGGAGATACGAGTACACGGCGGGTAGACCATACACTCCATTTGCTGAAGCGGCATCCGTTCAGCAAAATAGGCCGGTATACGATTTGAATCGAATGAATGCATTGCGTGGGCCGTTTTACAGCCGCCTTGATTTCAAAGCCAGCCGCATGTTCCTGTTCGGATCAAGACGTCTCAGTTTATATGGCGGACTTGAGAATGCCATGGATCGAAATAACTTCCTGGGCATTGCCTGGACACCTCGTCGCGGAGATGTAGGCTTGTGCCAGAAGTCAATAACCTACTGCATTTCTGACCAGGATCAGATGGGAATCTTCCCGGATCTCGGAGCCATGTTTGTGTTCTAG
- a CDS encoding carbohydrate-binding family 9-like protein, whose translation MPLSYECLRASSPIHIDGKLDDPAWQKAPWTTDFVDIEGDKQPRPKYRTRVKMLWDDQYLYIAAELEEPNVKATLTKHDSVIFRDNDFEVFVKPLPATESYYEFEINALNTGWDLFLSKPYSEGGSADNSWDIAGLKTGVAVQGTLNDSHDEDHGWTVEIAYPLNAFASRQAVPHPNSGTVWRINFSRVEWTAENPREDNWVWSPQGVINMHVPERWGYLHFSERK comes from the coding sequence ATGCCGCTTTCTTATGAGTGCCTGCGCGCTTCATCTCCGATTCATATCGACGGCAAGCTGGATGATCCGGCTTGGCAAAAGGCTCCATGGACGACGGACTTCGTGGATATCGAAGGAGATAAACAGCCTCGGCCAAAATATCGAACCCGGGTAAAGATGCTGTGGGACGATCAGTATCTGTACATCGCAGCCGAACTGGAAGAGCCGAATGTGAAGGCCACTCTGACAAAGCACGATTCAGTGATCTTTCGCGACAACGACTTCGAAGTCTTCGTAAAGCCATTGCCGGCAACGGAGAGCTACTACGAATTTGAGATAAACGCGCTGAACACGGGCTGGGATCTCTTCCTGTCAAAGCCTTACAGCGAGGGTGGAAGCGCGGATAACAGCTGGGATATCGCAGGTCTGAAGACCGGCGTAGCGGTGCAGGGAACGCTCAATGATTCCCATGATGAAGATCATGGCTGGACTGTAGAGATTGCGTATCCTCTCAACGCGTTTGCCTCGCGGCAAGCGGTCCCGCATCCGAACTCCGGAACGGTATGGCGGATCAACTTCAGCCGCGTGGAGTGGACAGCTGAAAATCCCAGGGAAGACAACTGGGTCTGGTCGCCGCAAGGAGTCATCAATATGCACGTGCCTGAGCGTTGGGGTTACCTGCACTTCTCGGAAAGAAAATAG
- a CDS encoding glycosyltransferase family 4 protein, with the protein MEQKRIGIVMPLGHQQGGAENLLMHLLTHGSKRFTLHCLFLQDGPMVERVRALNYSVEVIATTRLTDALNLIRSQWRIRRWARFQKLDAVLSWMSKAHLYVAPALAFSSQRLYWFQHGISSGQCIDKLASRLRADTVFCCSAASQQAQDRLPPHRRSVVCHPGVTFPIEMSTTAEAKQKLNLGLHTSLVGMVSRWERWKGVHVFLEAIAKLTALEPETSFFIVGGPHPRDPDYAHEIETMAARLNLGDRLILAGQRPADEVPLWLASADLIVHPCIGTEPFGMAVAEAMGMGRTVIASNTGGIPEIIRHGKDGFLIPPGDSTELADIMLRLLRDPALRAETGKQARERGRSFSVDRFADRIDSLLDTAVTQ; encoded by the coding sequence ATGGAGCAGAAGCGCATCGGAATCGTGATGCCACTGGGCCACCAGCAAGGTGGTGCCGAAAATCTGCTGATGCATTTGCTTACCCATGGCAGCAAACGATTTACGCTACACTGCCTTTTCCTGCAAGATGGGCCTATGGTGGAGCGCGTGCGAGCTCTAAACTATTCGGTCGAGGTTATCGCAACAACGCGACTTACGGATGCGCTCAATCTTATACGAAGCCAGTGGCGTATCCGCAGGTGGGCTCGCTTTCAAAAACTCGATGCCGTCCTTTCCTGGATGTCGAAAGCGCATCTTTACGTTGCGCCAGCACTGGCATTTTCATCGCAGCGACTGTACTGGTTTCAGCATGGCATCTCATCAGGACAGTGCATAGATAAACTCGCTTCAAGGCTGCGCGCAGATACGGTATTTTGTTGCTCGGCAGCTTCACAGCAAGCGCAGGATCGTCTCCCCCCACATCGGCGCAGTGTAGTGTGCCATCCAGGCGTGACATTCCCAATCGAGATGTCTACCACTGCTGAGGCAAAACAAAAGCTGAATCTTGGACTTCATACTAGCTTAGTTGGCATGGTCTCGCGCTGGGAACGCTGGAAAGGCGTGCATGTATTTCTGGAAGCAATTGCGAAGCTGACCGCACTCGAACCTGAAACGAGCTTTTTTATCGTGGGAGGACCCCATCCGCGCGATCCGGATTATGCACATGAGATCGAAACCATGGCAGCCCGCCTGAATCTGGGAGATCGACTCATTCTGGCCGGGCAACGCCCCGCGGACGAAGTGCCTCTCTGGCTTGCCAGTGCAGATTTGATCGTGCATCCCTGCATCGGCACGGAGCCCTTTGGCATGGCCGTGGCGGAAGCCATGGGCATGGGCCGTACCGTCATCGCCAGCAATACCGGCGGAATCCCGGAGATCATTCGACATGGCAAGGATGGCTTTTTGATTCCTCCAGGAGATTCAACCGAGCTTGCGGACATCATGCTTCGACTTCTGCGCGATCCTGCTCTCCGTGCAGAAACAGGCAAACAAGCACGAGAGAGAGGCAGAAGCTTTTCTGTGGATCGCTTCGCCGATCGAATAGACTCGCTGCTCGATACGGCTGTCACACAATGA